The proteins below are encoded in one region of Pseudonocardia sp. DSM 110487:
- a CDS encoding family 20 glycosylhydrolase: MLPSTAPLFPVPRSLEVLAGPGPGPNAPVEVRQDPDLPEQGYSLVRDRDGTRIGYRDDAGLRYARQTLDQVRADPGLAGHAVRVRDWPDFPVRGFMLDVSRDRVPTRRTLRRYVELLAAARMNQLELYTEHTFAYADHSTVWAGASPLTADDMRWLDALCAAHGITLVANQNTLGHMERWLAHEPYRERAEKPEGFTIHGRLRRPSTLAPTPENAAFAVELVRELAATVRSRRVNIGADEPWELGKGRSADDAAERGLGQVYLDHLLRVATPLLEDGYEVLFWADVLADHPEVAEALPTAGLIPVVWQYDGPSHARAALDRATPPQHRQWAADGFDMEALAGGFRARAKSLTSAGRPFWVAPGTAAWNSIVGRLDNAVENLLDAAEIGREHGAGGYVVTSWGDHGHLEPPTVTYPGLLFGAAVSWCLDSNRDIDLAAALDRVVFDGPGIGAVLTAAGSVADLVDAPLLNGSVLFAGLFGTAPAVAPDAVAEAERVLSAAADALARARPAAADGDVAVRETAQAIALARFSAALIAAGGVDRLTPAAATELLHRLDALLVEQRVCWLLSARPGGLDDSIAKFAPLRSGLARQAAQ; encoded by the coding sequence GTGCTGCCGTCGACCGCTCCCCTGTTCCCCGTCCCCCGCTCGCTGGAGGTGCTCGCCGGGCCCGGACCGGGGCCGAACGCCCCGGTCGAGGTGCGCCAGGACCCGGACCTGCCAGAGCAGGGCTACAGCCTCGTGCGCGACCGCGACGGCACGCGGATCGGCTACCGCGACGACGCCGGGCTGCGCTACGCCCGCCAGACCCTCGATCAGGTGCGCGCCGACCCCGGCCTGGCAGGCCACGCCGTGCGGGTGCGGGACTGGCCGGACTTCCCCGTGCGCGGCTTCATGCTCGACGTCAGCCGCGACCGGGTGCCCACGCGCCGCACCCTGCGCCGCTACGTCGAGCTCCTCGCCGCCGCGCGGATGAACCAGCTGGAGCTCTACACCGAGCACACGTTCGCCTACGCCGACCATTCGACGGTGTGGGCGGGGGCAAGCCCGCTCACCGCCGACGACATGCGCTGGCTCGACGCACTGTGCGCCGCGCACGGGATCACGTTGGTGGCGAACCAGAACACGCTCGGGCACATGGAGCGCTGGCTCGCCCACGAGCCGTACCGGGAGCGCGCCGAGAAGCCGGAGGGCTTCACGATCCACGGCCGGCTCCGCAGGCCCAGCACGCTGGCGCCGACGCCCGAGAACGCCGCGTTCGCCGTCGAGCTGGTGCGGGAGCTCGCCGCCACCGTCCGCTCCCGCCGCGTGAACATCGGCGCCGACGAGCCGTGGGAGCTGGGGAAGGGACGGAGCGCTGACGACGCCGCCGAGCGCGGCCTCGGCCAGGTGTACCTCGACCACCTGCTGCGCGTGGCCACCCCGCTGCTCGAGGACGGCTACGAGGTCCTGTTCTGGGCCGACGTCCTGGCCGACCATCCCGAGGTCGCCGAGGCGCTGCCGACGGCCGGTCTCATCCCGGTGGTGTGGCAGTACGACGGTCCCTCGCACGCCCGCGCGGCCCTCGACCGAGCGACCCCGCCGCAGCACCGGCAGTGGGCGGCCGACGGATTCGACATGGAGGCGCTCGCAGGCGGCTTCCGGGCGCGGGCGAAGTCGCTCACCTCGGCCGGTCGGCCGTTCTGGGTCGCGCCGGGCACCGCGGCGTGGAACTCGATCGTCGGGCGGCTCGACAACGCGGTGGAGAACCTCCTCGACGCCGCCGAGATCGGCCGCGAGCACGGTGCCGGCGGCTACGTGGTGACGTCGTGGGGCGACCACGGCCACCTCGAACCGCCGACCGTGACCTACCCAGGGCTGCTGTTCGGGGCCGCCGTGAGCTGGTGCCTCGACAGCAACCGGGACATCGACCTCGCCGCGGCGCTCGACCGCGTGGTCTTCGACGGGCCCGGGATCGGTGCGGTGCTCACCGCGGCGGGCTCGGTCGCCGACCTGGTCGACGCGCCGCTCCTCAACGGCTCCGTGCTCTTCGCCGGGCTGTTCGGGACCGCGCCCGCGGTGGCCCCTGATGCGGTGGCCGAGGCCGAGCGGGTGCTCTCGGCCGCGGCCGATGCGCTCGCGCGAGCCCGGCCGGCCGCCGCCGACGGGGATGTCGCGGTGCGGGAGACCGCCCAGGCCATCGCGCTCGCCCGGTTCTCGGCGGCGCTCATCGCCGCGGGCGGGGTCGACCGGCTGACGCCGGCGGCAGCCACCGAACTGCTGCACCGCCTCGACGCGCTGCTCGTCGAGCAGCGGGTGTGCTGGCTGCTCAGCGCCCGCCCCGGCGGGCTGGACGACAGCATCGCGAAGTTCGCCCCGCTGCGGTCCGGGCTGGCGCGACAGGCCGCTCAGTAG
- a CDS encoding HNH endonuclease family protein produces MRIDPVPLPTGDAATALVAIPVKGRAPRTGYDRDQFGQSWRDIDRNGCDQRNDVLARDLAEVEYRPGTHSCVVQAGMFADPYSGHTFRFRRGQDTSDDVQIDHVVALSNAWQTGAQQLDVEARERFANDPLNLMATEGVVNQSKGDGDAATWLPPARGYRCDYVARQVAVKTKYRLWVTSAERDAIAAVLSACPGQELPPDSGIPGS; encoded by the coding sequence GTGCGGATCGACCCCGTCCCGCTCCCCACTGGGGACGCCGCCACGGCACTCGTCGCGATCCCGGTGAAGGGCAGGGCGCCGCGCACCGGGTACGACCGTGATCAGTTCGGGCAGAGCTGGCGCGACATCGACCGCAACGGCTGCGACCAGCGCAACGACGTGCTCGCCCGCGACCTCGCCGAGGTCGAGTACCGGCCGGGGACGCACTCGTGCGTGGTGCAGGCCGGCATGTTCGCCGACCCGTACTCCGGCCACACCTTCCGGTTCCGGCGCGGCCAGGACACGAGCGACGATGTGCAGATCGACCACGTCGTGGCGCTGAGCAACGCGTGGCAGACCGGGGCACAGCAGCTGGACGTCGAGGCGCGCGAGCGGTTCGCGAACGACCCGCTCAACCTGATGGCCACCGAGGGGGTGGTCAACCAGTCGAAGGGCGACGGTGACGCGGCGACCTGGCTCCCGCCGGCTCGCGGTTACCGCTGCGACTACGTGGCGCGGCAGGTGGCGGTGAAGACCAAGTACCGGTTGTGGGTCACCTCCGCCGAACGGGACGCGATCGCCGCCGTGCTGAGCGCGTGCCCCGGACAGGAACTGCCACCCGACTCGGGTATCCCGGGGTCTTAG
- a CDS encoding RtcB family protein gives MEEITKGLLNWASILEDATREQALQTARMPFVRPHVALMPDAHLGMGSTVGSVIPTVKAVMPASVGVDIGCGMAAVRTQLTKDDIAEIGELSALRKAIEATVPVSKGGYNRKLTDTAEARVIELEALAERAQFDPGSYAGNWRLQLGTLGSGNHFIELCLDEADRLWVFLHSGSRGVGNKIAQRHVRTAQQLCERWWVELPHRDLAYLPEGIDEFWHYIRELRWAQRFALENRAEMLDRIVGCIAEWAGREIERAEDVQCHHNYTEQERHFGTDVWLTRKGAIDASEGRRGLIPGSMGTRSYVVTGLGNPASFNSAPHGAGRNFSRRAARAKFTVEQLAEAMAGIEWRATNAEAFLDEIPDAYKSIDVVMEDAKDLVAVDHTLRQVLNVKGD, from the coding sequence GTGGAGGAGATCACCAAGGGCCTGCTGAACTGGGCGTCGATCCTCGAGGACGCCACCCGTGAACAGGCTCTCCAGACCGCCCGGATGCCGTTCGTACGCCCGCACGTCGCGCTGATGCCCGACGCGCACCTCGGCATGGGATCGACGGTCGGCAGCGTGATCCCCACGGTGAAGGCGGTGATGCCGGCGAGCGTCGGCGTCGACATCGGCTGTGGCATGGCGGCGGTGCGCACCCAGCTCACGAAGGACGACATCGCCGAGATCGGCGAGCTGTCCGCGCTGCGGAAGGCGATCGAGGCCACCGTTCCCGTCTCCAAGGGCGGCTACAACCGGAAGCTGACGGACACGGCAGAGGCCCGCGTCATCGAGCTGGAGGCGCTCGCCGAGCGGGCACAGTTCGACCCGGGTTCCTACGCGGGGAACTGGCGGCTGCAGCTGGGCACGCTCGGCTCGGGCAACCACTTCATCGAGCTGTGCCTCGACGAGGCCGACCGGCTGTGGGTGTTCCTGCACTCCGGCTCGCGCGGGGTGGGCAACAAGATCGCGCAGCGGCACGTCCGCACCGCGCAGCAGCTGTGCGAGCGGTGGTGGGTCGAGCTGCCGCACCGCGACCTCGCCTACCTGCCGGAGGGCATCGACGAGTTCTGGCACTACATCCGCGAGCTGCGCTGGGCGCAGCGCTTCGCGCTGGAGAACCGCGCCGAGATGCTCGACCGGATCGTCGGCTGCATCGCCGAGTGGGCCGGCCGGGAGATCGAGCGCGCCGAGGACGTCCAGTGCCACCACAACTACACCGAGCAGGAGCGGCACTTCGGCACCGACGTCTGGCTCACGCGGAAGGGCGCGATCGATGCTTCCGAGGGGCGGCGCGGGCTGATACCGGGCTCGATGGGCACGCGCTCGTACGTGGTGACGGGGCTGGGCAATCCGGCCTCGTTCAACTCGGCGCCGCACGGGGCGGGGCGCAACTTCTCCCGGCGGGCCGCGCGCGCGAAGTTCACGGTGGAGCAGCTCGCCGAGGCGATGGCCGGCATCGAGTGGCGGGCCACGAACGCCGAGGCGTTCCTCGACGAGATCCCGGATGCCTACAAGTCCATCGACGTCGTGATGGAGGACGCGAAGGACCTGGTCGCGGTGGATCACACCCTGCGCCAGGTCCTGAACGTGAAGGGCGACTGA
- a CDS encoding polysaccharide deacetylase family protein: MPRLRIVAASVAVLLAAGCGTDSGSTRSVSATPAPAPAPVDPAQVQANELGRIPVLMYHRVIATTTSVYDRTPDDFRAELERLARENYVPVTTADFAAGRIDIPAGTHPVVLTFDDGDPTQITLGPDGRPAPGTAVRTLLDVAAAHPGFRPVASMYVNAEPFGGGPGGAAALRWLRDNGFEIGNHTFGHTNLRTASAEKARQDIVRGDQAIRQAVPGYQPATLALPFGARPRDPELPARGDGYDYSGVLLVGANPAPSPFAEEFAPRAIPRIRSQGPTGSEAEFGSSVWLDKMAASAGTRYTSDGNPAVISYPTGKAAPAAQYAAAASPY, from the coding sequence ATGCCTCGGTTGCGTATCGTTGCGGCGTCGGTCGCCGTGCTTCTCGCCGCCGGTTGCGGAACGGATTCCGGCAGCACTCGATCCGTTTCCGCGACCCCGGCCCCGGCTCCTGCGCCGGTCGATCCCGCGCAGGTTCAGGCCAACGAGCTCGGCCGCATTCCCGTGCTCATGTACCACCGGGTCATCGCCACAACCACATCGGTCTACGACCGCACGCCGGACGATTTCCGGGCCGAGCTGGAACGCCTCGCGCGCGAGAACTACGTGCCCGTCACCACGGCCGATTTCGCCGCGGGGCGCATCGACATCCCGGCCGGCACGCACCCCGTGGTGCTGACGTTCGACGACGGCGACCCGACCCAGATCACGCTCGGCCCGGATGGCAGGCCCGCGCCGGGTACCGCGGTGCGCACGCTGCTCGACGTCGCCGCAGCGCATCCCGGGTTCCGGCCGGTGGCGAGCATGTACGTCAACGCGGAGCCGTTCGGCGGCGGCCCGGGAGGCGCGGCGGCCCTGCGCTGGCTGCGCGACAACGGCTTCGAGATCGGCAACCACACCTTCGGCCACACCAACCTGCGCACGGCGTCGGCGGAGAAGGCGCGGCAGGACATCGTCCGGGGTGACCAGGCGATCCGGCAGGCGGTGCCCGGTTACCAGCCCGCGACGCTCGCGCTCCCGTTCGGCGCGCGGCCGCGGGACCCGGAGCTGCCGGCACGCGGAGACGGGTACGACTACTCGGGCGTGCTGCTCGTGGGCGCGAACCCGGCCCCGTCGCCGTTCGCCGAGGAGTTCGCGCCGCGGGCCATCCCGCGGATCCGCTCGCAGGGCCCGACCGGGAGCGAGGCCGAGTTCGGGTCGTCGGTGTGGCTCGACAAGATGGCGGCGAGTGCAGGCACCCGCTACACGTCCGACGGCAACCCGGCCGTGATCTCCTACCCGACGGGCAAGGCCGCCCCGGCCGCCCAGTACGCGGCGGCCGCCTCTCCCTACTGA
- a CDS encoding trans-aconitate 2-methyltransferase → MTAPTWDPALYLDFDDHRSRPFRDLLARVGATSPRRVVDLGCGPGHLTDLLSARWPEAQVTALDSSPDMVAAARERGVAAELADVVDWTPAPDTDVVITNAVLQWVPSHPRLLPRWLEALPSRAWFAMQVPGNFDAPSHVLIRELLAEPRWQGSVQVRAETTVPEPAEYAEILAAHAVHVDVWETTYLQRLTGDDPVLQWVSGTALRPVRDALPADDYAAFRAELAPRLRAAYPVRGDGSTWFPFRRIFAVAQTG, encoded by the coding sequence ATGACCGCGCCCACCTGGGATCCCGCGCTCTACCTCGACTTCGACGACCACCGCTCGCGCCCGTTCCGCGACCTGCTCGCGCGGGTGGGTGCCACATCCCCGCGCCGGGTCGTCGACCTCGGCTGCGGCCCTGGCCACCTCACGGACCTGCTCTCCGCCCGCTGGCCGGAGGCACAGGTCACCGCACTCGACTCCTCTCCGGACATGGTGGCGGCTGCCCGGGAACGCGGGGTCGCCGCGGAGCTCGCCGACGTCGTCGACTGGACGCCTGCCCCCGACACCGACGTGGTGATCACCAACGCGGTGCTGCAATGGGTGCCGTCGCACCCGCGGCTGCTGCCCCGCTGGCTCGAGGCGCTGCCCTCGAGGGCGTGGTTCGCGATGCAGGTGCCGGGCAACTTCGACGCCCCGTCCCACGTGCTGATCCGGGAGCTGCTCGCCGAGCCGCGTTGGCAGGGCAGCGTGCAGGTGCGCGCGGAGACGACGGTGCCGGAGCCCGCCGAGTACGCGGAGATCCTCGCCGCGCACGCGGTGCACGTCGACGTCTGGGAGACCACCTACTTGCAGCGGCTCACCGGCGACGACCCGGTGCTGCAGTGGGTGAGCGGCACCGCGCTGCGTCCCGTCCGCGACGCGCTCCCCGCCGACGACTACGCGGCCTTCCGCGCCGAGCTGGCACCGCGGCTACGAGCCGCATACCCCGTGCGGGGAGACGGCAGCACGTGGTTCCCCTTCCGCCGCATCTTTGCCGTGGCGCAGACGGGATAG
- the dnaG gene encoding DNA primase produces MAGRIRDSDIAEVRDRVRVDEVVGEYVALRRAGAGSLKGLCPFHEEKTPSFNVRPSHGTFHCFGCGEGGDAIAFLMKMDHISFVEAVERLAERVGFRLTYEGGGSSVQRDRGTRSRLLEANKKAAEFYAAQLKTPEAATAVQFLTSRGFDVAAAQHFGCGYAPAGWDGLTRHLLAAGFTLDELMKAGLSKEGRRGPIDRFHRRLVWSIRDLGGDVVGFGARRLFDDDGIEAKYLNTSDTPVYHKTKVLFGLDLAKREIAKRRQVVVVEGYTDVMAMHLAGVPTAVASCGTAFGAEHISVIRRLIGDDSFDLGEVIYTFDGDAAGQAAALKAFEGDQSFAAQTFVAVAPDGQDPCELRQAHGDTAVRDLVARREPLFEFAIRSMLRDHNLDTAEGRVAALQRTVPLVARIKREDLRDEYARRLAGWTSWDDIALVVRRVREAAGAPAEPVRGARNGRREHAAPPPTDDPRLHLQREALKAALQIPAVAGPSYDELPEQVFVHPAFAAVHRAMQAAGGVCSGRDGHAWLEAVLAECPQEARGLVTELAVEPLELPKRNTDEARYVGSVIAGVRLALVEAQVAELKARLQRTNPVEETDAYHQLFGDLVPLEQYRIALREQAAR; encoded by the coding sequence GTGGCGGGCCGGATCCGGGACAGTGACATCGCAGAGGTCCGCGACAGGGTCCGGGTCGACGAGGTCGTCGGCGAGTACGTGGCCCTGCGCAGGGCCGGGGCCGGGTCGCTGAAGGGCCTCTGCCCCTTCCACGAGGAGAAGACGCCGTCGTTCAACGTGCGGCCGAGCCACGGCACGTTCCACTGCTTCGGCTGCGGCGAGGGCGGCGACGCCATCGCGTTTCTCATGAAGATGGACCACATCTCGTTCGTCGAGGCGGTGGAGCGGCTCGCAGAGCGGGTCGGCTTCCGGCTCACGTACGAGGGCGGCGGCAGCTCGGTGCAGCGCGACCGCGGCACGCGTTCGCGGCTGCTGGAGGCCAACAAGAAGGCCGCCGAGTTCTACGCCGCGCAGCTCAAGACGCCCGAGGCGGCCACGGCCGTCCAGTTCCTCACCAGCCGCGGTTTCGATGTCGCGGCGGCGCAGCACTTCGGCTGCGGGTACGCGCCCGCCGGGTGGGACGGGCTCACCCGCCACCTGCTCGCGGCCGGGTTCACGCTCGACGAGCTGATGAAGGCGGGCCTGTCCAAGGAGGGCAGGCGCGGGCCGATCGACCGGTTCCACCGGCGGCTGGTGTGGTCGATCAGGGACCTCGGCGGCGACGTCGTCGGGTTCGGCGCCCGCAGGCTGTTCGACGACGACGGCATCGAGGCCAAGTACCTCAACACCTCCGACACGCCCGTCTACCACAAGACGAAGGTGCTGTTCGGGCTCGACCTCGCGAAGCGGGAGATCGCCAAGCGCCGCCAGGTGGTGGTCGTCGAGGGCTACACCGACGTGATGGCGATGCACCTCGCGGGCGTGCCCACCGCCGTCGCGTCCTGTGGCACCGCGTTCGGGGCCGAGCACATCTCGGTGATCCGCCGCCTCATCGGCGACGACTCGTTCGACCTCGGCGAGGTGATCTACACATTCGACGGCGACGCGGCGGGGCAGGCGGCGGCGCTCAAGGCGTTCGAGGGCGACCAGAGCTTCGCGGCGCAGACCTTCGTCGCGGTCGCGCCGGACGGGCAGGACCCGTGCGAGCTGCGCCAGGCCCACGGCGACACCGCCGTGCGCGACCTGGTGGCGCGTCGCGAGCCGCTGTTCGAGTTCGCGATCCGCAGCATGTTGCGCGACCACAACCTGGACACCGCGGAGGGCCGGGTCGCCGCGCTGCAGCGCACGGTGCCGCTCGTGGCGCGGATCAAGCGCGAGGACCTGCGCGACGAGTACGCCCGCCGCCTCGCAGGCTGGACGAGCTGGGACGACATCGCGCTGGTGGTCCGGCGCGTCCGGGAGGCGGCAGGGGCGCCTGCCGAGCCGGTGCGCGGCGCCCGCAACGGGCGCCGGGAGCACGCCGCGCCACCGCCGACGGACGACCCGCGGCTGCACCTGCAGCGCGAGGCGCTCAAGGCGGCGCTGCAGATCCCGGCCGTGGCCGGGCCGAGCTACGACGAGCTACCCGAGCAGGTCTTCGTCCACCCGGCGTTCGCCGCCGTGCACCGCGCCATGCAGGCCGCCGGCGGTGTGTGCAGCGGCCGGGATGGCCACGCGTGGCTGGAGGCGGTGCTCGCCGAGTGCCCGCAGGAGGCGCGCGGGCTGGTCACGGAGCTGGCCGTGGAGCCGCTCGAGCTGCCGAAGCGCAACACCGACGAGGCCCGCTACGTCGGCAGCGTCATCGCGGGGGTGCGACTGGCGCTGGTCGAGGCGCAGGTGGCGGAGCTGAAGGCCCGGCTGCAGCGCACCAATCCGGTGGAGGAAACCGATGCCTACCACCAGCTCTTCGGCGACCTCGTACCGCTGGAGCAGTACCGGATCGCGCTGCGGGAGCAGGCGGCGAGATGA
- a CDS encoding aminotransferase class IV family protein produces the protein MSNFVVHRNGRPATTEDLAPLAFAGYAHFTAAQVRGGRVRALDLHLERLHTASVELFGRALPDDQVRSYLRAAVEAGPADASLLATVYQPAGEFTAGGSDLDVLVRTGPPASGPEGPLALTAVEHERDLPAVKHVGEVAKTYLLRQAVAQGFDDAAFVDRGGRLSEATIWNLAFWDGAAVVWPVADVLRGITMGILRRQLDRLGVPQREKEVTLGDLPTLRGAVVMNSWTPGVAVRRIGPVPVPDAPDFIQLLHRAYDAEPLVAP, from the coding sequence ATGAGCAATTTCGTCGTCCACCGCAACGGCCGCCCGGCCACCACAGAGGACCTGGCCCCGCTCGCATTCGCGGGCTACGCGCACTTCACCGCCGCTCAGGTGCGCGGGGGCCGGGTCCGCGCGCTCGACCTGCACCTCGAGCGCCTGCACACCGCGTCGGTGGAGCTGTTCGGCCGGGCGCTGCCCGACGACCAGGTGCGGTCCTACCTGCGGGCCGCCGTCGAGGCGGGCCCGGCGGACGCGTCCTTGCTGGCCACCGTGTACCAGCCGGCGGGGGAGTTCACCGCAGGTGGGAGCGACCTCGACGTGCTGGTCCGCACGGGGCCACCCGCGTCCGGTCCCGAGGGGCCGCTGGCCCTCACGGCCGTGGAGCACGAGCGCGACCTCCCGGCCGTGAAGCACGTCGGAGAGGTGGCCAAGACCTACCTGCTGCGCCAGGCCGTCGCGCAGGGATTCGACGACGCCGCGTTCGTCGACCGCGGGGGCCGGCTCAGCGAGGCGACGATCTGGAACCTGGCGTTCTGGGACGGCGCCGCCGTGGTGTGGCCCGTCGCGGACGTGCTCCGGGGCATCACGATGGGCATCCTGCGGCGGCAGCTGGACCGCCTCGGTGTGCCACAGCGGGAGAAGGAGGTCACGCTCGGCGACCTGCCGACGCTGCGCGGCGCCGTCGTCATGAACTCGTGGACGCCGGGGGTCGCGGTGCGCCGGATCGGCCCGGTACCGGTGCCGGATGCGCCCGACTTCATCCAGCTCCTCCACCGGGCCTACGACGCGGAACCGCTCGTCGCGCCCTGA
- a CDS encoding putative glycoside hydrolase, translating into MDRPVSAPHRFLVPGAIALIVAGMLVLVVAWLQPDVTVSGVADGGSFTPAALRDVQITALADPSEVEVLLDGAPAPVRRDGPRFVLDASALPEGEHTLAVSSPDAAMPLPGLGTNIDFTVDATAPALFVDPVPPTALDASAEVKGRVEGADELLVNGTPYELDDDGAFSVTEPAGAADVDLLARDAAGNTTAQKVPIPVLHPGMRAVHMTGQAWSAPSLREPVLQLAKDGAIDTIQLDIKDESGEVGYASQVPLAVEIGAVKGYYDPRAVLDQLHAAGIRVVGRIVAFRDPVLGAASWRGGKHERLVQNANGTPYTSGYGQYSFTNFANPEVRAYNVALAEEAAALGFDEILYDYVRRPDGPVSGMHFEGLTTTPEQSIADFLAETRPEVRKHGTLLGASVFGIAATRPTQIAQDITLMAPYTDYVAPMVYPSHWGRGEYGVASPESAPYDITARSLADFVKLTHGTPTSVIPWLQAFSLKVAYGPAEVRAQIQAAEANGIRSFILWDPNCRYSQAAALRPATQ; encoded by the coding sequence ATGGATCGTCCGGTGTCCGCCCCCCACCGGTTCCTCGTGCCAGGTGCGATCGCGCTGATCGTCGCCGGCATGCTGGTTCTGGTCGTGGCATGGCTGCAGCCGGACGTCACCGTGAGCGGCGTGGCCGACGGCGGGTCCTTCACCCCCGCGGCCCTGCGTGACGTCCAGATCACCGCGCTCGCCGACCCGTCCGAGGTCGAGGTGCTGCTCGACGGCGCCCCGGCCCCGGTGCGCCGCGACGGGCCCCGCTTCGTGCTCGACGCGTCCGCGCTCCCGGAGGGCGAGCACACCCTCGCCGTCAGCTCCCCCGACGCGGCCATGCCGCTGCCGGGGCTCGGCACGAACATCGACTTCACGGTGGACGCCACCGCGCCCGCCCTGTTCGTCGACCCGGTGCCGCCGACGGCGCTCGACGCGTCCGCCGAGGTCAAGGGCAGGGTCGAGGGCGCCGACGAGCTCCTCGTCAACGGCACGCCGTACGAACTGGACGATGACGGCGCCTTCTCCGTGACGGAGCCGGCAGGTGCCGCCGACGTCGACCTGCTCGCGCGGGACGCCGCCGGCAACACGACGGCGCAGAAGGTACCGATCCCGGTCCTGCACCCGGGCATGCGCGCGGTGCACATGACCGGGCAGGCGTGGAGCGCACCGTCGCTGCGCGAGCCGGTGCTGCAGCTGGCGAAGGACGGCGCGATCGACACGATCCAGCTGGACATCAAGGACGAGAGTGGTGAGGTCGGCTACGCCTCCCAGGTGCCGCTCGCCGTGGAGATCGGGGCGGTCAAGGGCTACTACGACCCCCGCGCCGTCCTCGACCAGCTGCACGCGGCCGGAATTCGCGTAGTCGGTCGGATCGTGGCGTTCCGCGACCCGGTGCTCGGGGCGGCCTCGTGGCGCGGCGGGAAGCACGAACGGCTCGTGCAGAACGCCAACGGCACCCCCTATACGAGTGGTTACGGTCAGTACTCGTTCACGAACTTCGCCAATCCCGAGGTACGCGCCTACAACGTGGCGCTCGCCGAGGAAGCAGCCGCCCTCGGGTTCGACGAGATCCTCTACGACTACGTCCGCCGGCCCGACGGTCCCGTCAGCGGAATGCATTTCGAAGGGCTCACGACCACCCCGGAGCAGTCGATTGCCGACTTCCTCGCGGAGACCCGCCCGGAGGTGCGCAAGCACGGCACCCTGCTCGGCGCGTCCGTTTTCGGGATAGCGGCCACTCGCCCCACCCAAATCGCGCAGGACATCACGCTGATGGCGCCGTACACCGACTACGTGGCGCCGATGGTGTACCCGTCGCACTGGGGTCGCGGCGAATACGGTGTGGCCAGCCCGGAGTCGGCGCCCTACGACATCACGGCCCGCTCGCTCGCCGACTTCGTGAAACTCACGCACGGCACGCCGACCTCGGTGATCCCGTGGCTGCAGGCGTTCAGCCTCAAGGTGGCCTACGGGCCGGCCGAGGTACGCGCGCAGATCCAGGCAGCGGAGGCCAACGGCATCCGCTCGTTCATCCTGTGGGACCCCAACTGCCGCTACTCGCAGGCCGCCGCGCTGCGGCCGGCGACCCAGTAG
- a CDS encoding molybdopterin-dependent oxidoreductase has translation MLFAVGVWHARRSPGRPASSRRGTLPPGQRRVDGFPRFGTHLSDPPPVVPPTPTIDVTGAIQAPLTVALTDLDDLPPVDQVSDFHCVAGWSATGLRWEGVSFSTFYRTLIAPRLTPGTTVTHLVFRGLDGFASVVQLDDALADDVLIATRLDGRPLSGAHGAPVRLVSPRQYGYINTKHLCSIEVHPSEPRLEHPLSRFQLIASHPRGRVWMEERHPTYPIAVIGPIYRAIGRAGLWLIARRAR, from the coding sequence GTGCTGTTCGCGGTCGGTGTCTGGCATGCGCGCCGATCACCGGGCCGCCCCGCATCGTCTCGGCGCGGCACGCTCCCGCCCGGACAGCGACGAGTGGACGGCTTTCCGCGCTTCGGCACGCACCTGTCCGATCCACCGCCTGTGGTCCCGCCGACCCCGACCATCGACGTCACCGGTGCCATCCAGGCCCCGCTCACCGTCGCGCTGACCGACCTCGACGATCTGCCGCCGGTCGATCAGGTCTCCGACTTCCACTGTGTCGCGGGCTGGTCGGCCACCGGACTGCGTTGGGAGGGCGTCTCCTTCTCCACCTTCTACCGCACCCTGATCGCGCCCCGGCTGACGCCCGGAACGACCGTCACGCATCTCGTCTTTCGTGGGTTGGACGGCTTCGCGTCGGTCGTCCAGCTCGACGACGCGCTGGCCGACGACGTGCTGATCGCCACCCGACTCGACGGGCGGCCGCTCAGCGGTGCACATGGTGCGCCGGTCCGGCTGGTGAGCCCGAGACAGTACGGATACATCAACACGAAGCATCTGTGTTCGATCGAGGTTCATCCGAGCGAGCCGCGTCTCGAGCACCCGCTCAGCCGGTTCCAACTGATCGCGTCGCACCCACGTGGCCGGGTGTGGATGGAGGAACGTCACCCGACGTACCCGATCGCTGTCATCGGGCCGATCTACCGCGCGATCGGCCGTGCCGGGCTATGGCTGATCGCCCGCCGCGCGCGCTGA